The Sporosarcina ureae genome includes a region encoding these proteins:
- a CDS encoding sensor histidine kinase — protein sequence MNAKLIWRHLYQSESARMVFIAILTALTGELKVMPFDGEMFRFALGGILFFLLILIYPPVSILRTGFVTSITVVAFRVMKELWLGAALLESLQMHVPVFLFYFIVAVGWHFVGLEKYKSLPFRLGALAFLFEVMSNTSEHALRNWWQHGSLLNGKEWGILVGVALLRSFFTVGLYSSVALSKEKQRVEEMLEVGSELYAEALYLQKSMNHIEQITASSHDLYRKLKKENQRELSTQALHIAQEIHEVKKDSERILAGLSKWTTRQQIEAFYLSDLLGMVVTANEKYSEMIGKECTVETVIDEDFQTGQHVPLLAVLNNLTANAVEAIEEKGHVLITVEKDGEWVRFSVCDTGKGIPFEHEDIIFEPGYTTKFTDQGTAATGIGLSHVCAIIDAMLGTIVVERLDQGLNVIVEIPMESIMKEIEA from the coding sequence ATGAATGCAAAATTAATATGGCGCCATTTGTATCAATCGGAGTCGGCAAGAATGGTATTTATTGCAATTTTGACAGCTCTTACCGGTGAGCTGAAAGTGATGCCGTTTGACGGAGAAATGTTTCGTTTTGCGTTGGGCGGTATATTGTTCTTTTTACTGATTCTTATTTATCCACCGGTCTCCATTTTACGCACAGGATTTGTCACATCAATTACCGTGGTAGCATTTCGTGTAATGAAAGAGCTGTGGCTTGGCGCTGCTTTGCTTGAGAGTTTACAGATGCATGTACCGGTCTTTTTATTTTACTTTATCGTGGCGGTCGGCTGGCATTTTGTAGGTCTTGAAAAGTATAAGTCTTTACCGTTTCGACTGGGTGCATTGGCTTTCTTATTTGAAGTAATGAGCAACACGTCTGAGCATGCACTGCGTAATTGGTGGCAACATGGTTCTCTGCTCAACGGTAAAGAGTGGGGGATCCTAGTCGGGGTCGCGTTATTACGCAGTTTCTTTACGGTGGGGTTATATAGTTCGGTGGCATTATCAAAAGAGAAACAGCGTGTAGAGGAAATGCTTGAGGTAGGTTCAGAGCTATATGCGGAAGCGTTGTATTTGCAAAAATCTATGAACCACATAGAACAAATTACTGCGTCAAGTCATGACTTGTACCGCAAGCTCAAAAAAGAGAATCAACGGGAACTGAGCACCCAGGCGTTGCACATCGCACAGGAAATCCACGAAGTGAAAAAAGATTCCGAACGAATTTTAGCTGGGCTGTCAAAGTGGACAACACGGCAACAGATAGAGGCATTTTATCTATCTGATTTACTTGGCATGGTCGTCACTGCGAATGAAAAGTACAGTGAAATGATTGGTAAAGAATGTACAGTGGAAACAGTCATTGATGAGGACTTCCAAACAGGCCAGCATGTACCTTTGCTGGCCGTGTTGAACAATTTGACGGCGAATGCGGTAGAAGCCATTGAAGAAAAAGGTCATGTACTCATTACGGTCGAAAAAGATGGAGAGTGGGTGCGTTTTAGTGTATGTGATACAGGAAAAGGGATTCCTTTTGAACACGAAGACATAATATTTGAACCAGGATATACGACGAAATTTACGGATCAAGGAACAGCAGCAACAGGTATCGGGTTATCGCATGTCTGCGCAATTATCGATGCGATGCTAGGGACAATTGTTGTAGAGCGTCTGGATCAAGGGCTGAATGTGATAGTGGAAATCCCTATGGAATCCATTATGAAGGAGATAGAAGCATGA
- a CDS encoding response regulator — translation MRYFIVDDDKASRVMLKNILADQEGIVIGEADSGVKAIPQILSLAPDVVLIDLLMPELDGIETIQQLKSQGYCGQFIMLSQVVNKEMVGEAYQVGVEFFIHKPINQIEVQSIVRRTAEQLRLKSSLLTIRESLAQFGSVEQPKVHQSVKDIVLKKLHDMGIFSDSASRDIVAIMEVLIEQRAVQLPPLKGLYEAALTKLGVQERNISKESKAMEQRIRRSILTAMEHLASLGAVDYTIDEFEYYAPRFFDFQEISMRMKQIQEEHFDSKPIKVNSKKFLHVLYMETVEERK, via the coding sequence ATGAGATATTTTATTGTAGATGATGACAAAGCAAGCCGTGTGATGCTAAAAAATATTTTAGCAGACCAAGAAGGGATTGTGATTGGTGAGGCGGATAGTGGAGTGAAAGCTATTCCTCAAATACTATCCTTGGCACCAGATGTCGTATTGATCGATTTATTGATGCCTGAACTCGATGGGATCGAAACGATTCAACAGTTAAAATCGCAAGGCTACTGCGGACAATTCATTATGCTGAGCCAAGTAGTTAACAAAGAGATGGTTGGCGAAGCCTATCAAGTCGGTGTCGAGTTTTTCATACATAAGCCGATCAATCAAATAGAGGTACAGAGCATAGTACGTCGTACAGCGGAACAGTTACGTCTAAAAAGCTCGTTATTGACGATTCGAGAATCACTGGCACAATTCGGTTCTGTTGAACAGCCTAAAGTACACCAATCGGTGAAGGATATTGTTCTGAAGAAGCTACATGATATGGGGATATTTAGTGATAGTGCAAGTCGCGACATCGTAGCGATCATGGAAGTCTTGATTGAGCAACGAGCCGTTCAACTACCGCCTTTAAAGGGTTTGTATGAAGCCGCGCTAACGAAACTAGGTGTACAAGAACGAAATATTTCTAAAGAAAGCAAGGCGATGGAGCAAAGAATCCGTCGATCTATTCTAACGGCAATGGAACACTTGGCATCACTTGGCGCAGTGGATTATACCATCGATGAATTTGAATACTATGCACCGCGCTTCTTTGATTTCCAAGAAATTAGTATGAGAATGAAACAGATTCAGGAAGAACATTTCGATAGTAAGCCTATCAAAGTGAACAGTAAGAAGTTTCTACATGTGTTGTATATGGAGACAGTAGAAGAACGAAAATAG
- a CDS encoding cation:dicarboxylate symporter family transporter has translation MKKIFKLSLAYQILIGLVLGIAVGAIFYGNPNVERYFQPIGTMFINMIKMIVVPIIISTLVIGVAGTGDIKKLGKLGGKTLLYFEVVTTIAIIVGLMSANIFKPGEGIDMSSLEKGDISQYVATTEEVQNGGFMDVLVGIVPSNIVDSMANGDMLPIIFFSVLFGLGVAAIGERGKPVLEVFQGVADAMFWVTNMIMKFAPFGVFALIGVTVSKFGLESLIPMGKLMVLVYATMIFFIIVVLGGIAKMVGVNIFHFMKILKDELILAFSTSSSETVLPKVMEKMEKFGSPKDIVSFVVPTGYSFNLDGSTLYQALAAMFIAQMYGIQLSITEQITLVLVLMITSKGIAGVPGVSFVVLLATLGTVGIPLEGLAFIAGIDRLLDMARTVVNVVGNALATVVMSKWEGRFGEETVKTESEPQYVFAEEKLV, from the coding sequence ATGAAAAAGATATTTAAATTGTCTTTGGCTTACCAAATATTGATTGGATTGGTTTTAGGTATTGCAGTCGGTGCAATCTTCTATGGTAATCCTAATGTAGAGAGATACTTTCAGCCAATCGGCACGATGTTCATCAATATGATTAAAATGATTGTAGTGCCTATTATTATTTCGACGCTCGTAATCGGAGTAGCAGGTACAGGTGATATAAAGAAATTAGGAAAGCTTGGCGGTAAAACGCTTTTATATTTTGAAGTGGTAACAACGATTGCGATTATTGTGGGACTTATGTCTGCTAATATCTTCAAGCCGGGTGAAGGCATTGATATGTCTTCTCTAGAAAAAGGTGATATCTCGCAATATGTAGCAACAACAGAAGAAGTGCAAAATGGCGGCTTCATGGATGTGCTAGTCGGCATCGTACCAAGTAATATTGTAGACTCGATGGCGAATGGTGATATGTTGCCCATCATTTTCTTCTCTGTACTATTCGGTTTAGGTGTAGCCGCAATCGGTGAGCGCGGCAAACCGGTACTGGAAGTTTTCCAAGGAGTCGCAGATGCGATGTTCTGGGTAACGAATATGATTATGAAATTTGCACCGTTTGGTGTATTTGCGTTAATTGGTGTAACCGTGTCTAAATTTGGTTTGGAATCACTCATCCCGATGGGTAAATTAATGGTTCTTGTATATGCAACGATGATCTTCTTCATCATCGTCGTGTTAGGTGGAATCGCGAAGATGGTCGGCGTGAATATCTTCCACTTCATGAAAATCCTGAAAGACGAATTAATTTTAGCGTTTTCTACGTCCAGTTCGGAAACGGTGTTACCAAAAGTGATGGAGAAAATGGAGAAGTTCGGAAGTCCAAAAGACATCGTATCTTTCGTGGTACCGACTGGTTATTCATTTAACTTAGATGGATCTACACTGTACCAAGCATTGGCAGCCATGTTCATTGCGCAAATGTATGGAATTCAGTTGAGTATTACGGAACAAATCACACTGGTGTTAGTGCTGATGATTACGTCCAAGGGAATTGCAGGCGTACCTGGCGTTTCATTCGTCGTATTACTTGCGACACTTGGAACAGTAGGTATTCCGCTTGAAGGCTTGGCGTTCATCGCCGGTATCGACCGTTTGCTGGATATGGCCCGTACGGTAGTGAACGTAGTCGGAAACGCACTTGCAACGGTAGTTATGTCGAAGTGGGAAGGTCGCTTCGGTGAGGAAACAGTGAAGACTGAAAGCGAACCGCAATATGTCTTTGCAGAAGAGAAATTAGTTTAA
- the proS gene encoding proline--tRNA ligase, producing the protein MSNQQNDFTKWYIDTIQKADLMDYTPVRGCIAFKPDGYEIWEHIQDEMNRRFKETGHRNAYFPMLIPESFFEKEKDHIEGFSPELPWVTEAAGEKLEERLALRPTSETMIGHLYADWIKSYRDLPVLINQWANVFRWEKKTLPFIRTSEFLWQEGHTAHVDEEEARHETMQMLEIYKDVVEDLLAIPVYDGQKTPSERFAGAVDTFSIEAMMKDGKAVQAGTSHYLGTKFAEAFDIKYLTKENKHQFVHTTSWGTSTRLIGSVIMVHGDEQGLVLPPRVAPTQVVLIPVGPWKKNPAIMEKLDEIYAELKSKGIRVRLDDSDQSPGFKFNEYELKGVPVRLELGPRDLDNNQALMKARDGGEKVAVELNEAVASIEQELQTMQKRLLENARTFRDENSHTNIDTLDELKKHIEDSATNEVTPGWILAGWCGDDACEEHVKDETKFTTRNIPFNPPTEKSTCINCGNESKHTVWFARAY; encoded by the coding sequence ATGAGCAATCAGCAAAATGATTTTACAAAGTGGTATATCGATACAATTCAGAAAGCAGATTTGATGGATTATACACCAGTGCGTGGATGTATCGCGTTTAAACCAGACGGCTACGAAATCTGGGAGCATATTCAGGATGAAATGAATCGTCGTTTTAAAGAAACAGGTCACCGTAATGCTTATTTCCCAATGCTAATTCCAGAGTCATTTTTCGAAAAAGAAAAAGATCATATCGAAGGATTTTCTCCAGAATTGCCATGGGTAACGGAGGCAGCAGGAGAGAAATTGGAAGAGCGTTTGGCGCTACGTCCGACGTCTGAAACGATGATAGGACATCTGTATGCTGACTGGATCAAGAGCTATCGCGATCTTCCGGTACTGATCAACCAGTGGGCAAACGTGTTCCGCTGGGAGAAAAAGACGCTACCATTCATTCGAACATCAGAATTCTTATGGCAAGAAGGACATACTGCACACGTAGACGAAGAAGAAGCACGCCATGAAACGATGCAGATGTTAGAAATCTACAAAGATGTTGTAGAAGATTTACTCGCAATTCCTGTATACGACGGTCAGAAAACACCTTCTGAGCGCTTTGCGGGTGCAGTGGATACATTCTCGATTGAAGCGATGATGAAAGACGGTAAAGCGGTACAAGCTGGAACTTCACATTATCTTGGGACAAAGTTTGCGGAAGCATTCGATATTAAATATTTAACTAAGGAAAATAAGCACCAGTTCGTGCATACAACATCTTGGGGAACGTCTACACGTTTAATCGGTTCCGTCATTATGGTGCATGGCGACGAGCAAGGTCTTGTATTGCCTCCGCGTGTTGCACCGACACAAGTCGTGCTAATCCCAGTAGGCCCTTGGAAGAAGAACCCGGCCATTATGGAAAAGTTGGATGAAATCTACGCTGAATTGAAATCTAAAGGCATTCGTGTCCGTTTAGATGATTCGGATCAGTCTCCAGGATTCAAGTTTAACGAGTATGAATTAAAAGGTGTTCCGGTACGTCTAGAACTTGGACCACGTGATCTTGACAACAATCAAGCATTGATGAAAGCGCGTGACGGCGGTGAGAAAGTAGCAGTCGAGTTGAATGAAGCCGTTGCTAGCATTGAACAAGAACTACAGACGATGCAAAAGCGTTTGCTTGAAAATGCTCGCACGTTCCGTGATGAAAATTCCCATACGAATATTGATACGTTAGATGAGTTAAAGAAGCATATTGAAGATAGCGCAACTAACGAAGTAACTCCAGGTTGGATCCTTGCGGGCTGGTGTGGCGATGACGCATGTGAAGAACATGTCAAAGACGAAACGAAGTTTACGACACGAAATATTCCATTCAACCCACCGACGGAGAAATCCACTTGTATTAACTGTGGAAATGAGTCGAAACATACAGTTTGGTTTGCGAGAGCGTACTAA
- a CDS encoding DNA topoisomerase III, with product MKKSVVLAEKPSVARDIARVLNCNKKGNGYLEGDKYIVTWALGHLVTLADPENYDTKFKTWKLDDLPMMPEDLKLTVIKQTNRQYNAVKAQLLRTDVSDIIIGTDAGREGELVARWIIEKAKVKKPIKRLWISSVTDKAIKDGFAQLKPGKAYENLFEAAVARSEADWYIGLNATRALTTKFNAQLNCGRVQTPVVAIIAQREEEINTFRPKTFYGVEAQSDTKLKLTWQDAKTGDTRSFDRDKLSAIVKKVDGKPAIIESVEKKAKKTFSPGLYDLTELQRDANKMFGYSAKDTLNIMQKLYEQHKILTYPRTDSRFLSNDLVATLPERLKTVGIGEYRSLANKILKKPIKTSKSFVDDSKVSDHHAIIPTEEIVFLDKLSDRERKIYDLVVKRFLAVLFPAHEYEQLTVHARIADERFTARGKTILTAGWKEVYNNQFDEEEAEQDTKEQLLPKLVAGDRLDIKLIKETSGQTKPPARFNEATLLSAMENPTKYMGLQDKKLADTLKSTGGLGTVATRADIIDKLFNSFLIEKRGKDIHVTNKGKQLLELVPDELKSPLLTAEWELKLEKIAKGQLKKEAFINEMKRYTKEIVSEIKASDAKFKHDNISTKTCPDCGKPMLEVNGKHGKMLVCQDRECGHRKNVSRVTNARCPQCKKKMELRGEGEGQIFTCKCGYREKLSTFKARREKNSKGKVNKRDVQKYLKKNNDDEPINNPFADALKGLKLDD from the coding sequence ATGAAAAAAAGTGTAGTACTGGCGGAGAAACCTTCTGTAGCGCGGGATATTGCCCGTGTGCTGAATTGCAATAAAAAAGGTAACGGCTATTTAGAAGGCGATAAATATATCGTGACGTGGGCACTCGGACACTTAGTAACGCTCGCTGATCCTGAAAATTACGATACGAAATTCAAGACGTGGAAATTGGATGATCTGCCGATGATGCCTGAGGATTTGAAACTAACGGTCATCAAACAAACGAACAGACAATACAATGCCGTAAAAGCGCAACTTCTTCGTACGGACGTTTCAGATATCATTATCGGTACTGATGCGGGACGTGAAGGCGAGTTAGTTGCTCGTTGGATCATTGAAAAAGCAAAGGTGAAGAAGCCGATCAAGCGTCTGTGGATTTCATCCGTAACGGACAAAGCAATTAAAGATGGTTTTGCCCAGTTAAAGCCAGGTAAAGCGTATGAAAATTTATTCGAGGCAGCCGTCGCACGTTCTGAAGCCGATTGGTATATCGGTCTTAATGCTACGCGAGCACTGACAACCAAATTTAACGCACAACTTAACTGCGGACGCGTGCAGACGCCTGTCGTCGCAATCATTGCACAACGCGAAGAAGAAATTAACACCTTCCGTCCCAAAACATTTTATGGCGTCGAAGCACAGTCTGACACTAAACTGAAACTGACTTGGCAAGATGCCAAAACCGGCGATACACGTTCATTTGATCGAGACAAACTATCCGCAATCGTCAAAAAAGTCGATGGAAAACCAGCGATCATTGAAAGTGTCGAGAAGAAAGCGAAAAAAACTTTCTCACCAGGCCTTTACGATTTGACTGAATTGCAACGTGATGCCAATAAAATGTTTGGCTACTCAGCAAAAGATACACTCAACATTATGCAAAAGTTATATGAACAACATAAAATACTCACCTATCCACGCACCGACTCTCGTTTCCTTTCAAATGATCTCGTTGCCACACTCCCCGAGCGCTTGAAAACAGTCGGTATAGGCGAATATCGCTCTCTTGCGAATAAAATATTGAAGAAACCAATTAAAACGAGTAAATCTTTCGTTGACGACAGCAAAGTATCCGATCATCACGCAATCATTCCGACAGAAGAAATCGTATTTCTTGATAAATTGTCCGATCGCGAGCGGAAAATCTATGATCTAGTCGTCAAGCGATTCTTAGCTGTTTTGTTCCCAGCACATGAATACGAACAATTAACAGTTCATGCAAGAATAGCAGATGAAAGATTCACAGCACGTGGTAAAACCATTTTGACTGCTGGTTGGAAAGAAGTATATAACAACCAATTTGACGAAGAAGAAGCTGAACAAGACACAAAAGAACAATTATTACCTAAGCTCGTAGCAGGTGATCGGCTCGACATCAAACTCATCAAAGAAACATCTGGGCAAACAAAGCCCCCAGCTCGTTTCAATGAAGCGACACTACTATCCGCTATGGAAAACCCAACGAAGTATATGGGTTTACAGGATAAGAAACTCGCAGACACTTTGAAGTCCACCGGCGGACTCGGGACCGTCGCAACACGTGCTGATATTATCGACAAACTCTTCAACTCCTTCTTGATCGAAAAACGCGGCAAAGACATCCATGTTACGAACAAAGGAAAACAGTTGCTCGAATTAGTACCAGACGAATTGAAATCCCCTTTGCTAACAGCTGAGTGGGAACTGAAATTAGAGAAAATCGCCAAAGGACAGTTAAAAAAAGAAGCGTTCATTAATGAAATGAAGCGCTATACGAAAGAAATTGTGTCAGAGATTAAAGCGAGTGATGCAAAGTTTAAACATGATAATATTTCAACAAAAACATGTCCAGACTGCGGGAAGCCGATGCTTGAAGTAAACGGCAAACATGGCAAGATGCTCGTTTGTCAGGATCGTGAATGTGGTCACCGTAAAAACGTCTCCCGCGTCACAAACGCACGTTGTCCGCAGTGTAAGAAGAAGATGGAGCTACGCGGTGAAGGTGAAGGACAAATCTTTACGTGTAAGTGTGGTTATCGCGAAAAGCTCTCTACATTTAAGGCACGTCGCGAGAAAAATTCAAAAGGTAAAGTCAACAAGCGTGATGTACAGAAATATTTGAAAAAGAATAATGATGATGAACCTATTAACAATCCATTTGCAGATGCGTTGAAAGGTTTGAAATTGGACGACTGA